The genomic interval acctttgatgaggtagttttgttttttgtttacatttgccagtttgccagttcgtatttggaacttggcgaagcagtgtcgtctgtttaggtctggggaaacgccaatgaaaagagccgaagaatcctcgagcgtttctattgggtttgcttttgattatccatgtaatagggcttcctgcaactatggtaatcggggatttattccccggggaacatgagatttatttcccaggtgcttgtgaatgaaaactcttgaaaatgatgacaattaaCGATAGTTGAATTCCTAACGATATTGCCTttctagaaaaaaaagttgttttctTCCCTCAGGGTTCCACTGGAGACAAGCGTAATAATCGAATAATACCCGAATAATCGGGTATTTTACTTTGTATTGGCAGAAACAAGTAAGGGAAGTAACTACTTGTACAAAGGAGTATAACAAACAAGGGAATTAAGTCGAATTCAATAGTTACCCCTTAACGCACGCCTACCTGTTTGTTTAAACATATATAATGCTatgttgttgtagtgtttcgttCGTCTTTATGTTACATGCATCACCACTGCAATTTATCCATGCGAGATATTAAAGTTAATTTgacttgatttgatttgatttgattgggTTGCAGGATTGCATGATGAAGCCACTGTTAAAGATCGTGAGATGGTTCCGCTGCCTGCACCGTGTTAGTCACATCttgctgtttgtctgtctcttcaGCGCGCTGAACGTGCTGAGTTATCACTACCTGTACAAGCCTCTCTCTGCACCCAGGATCGTCCGCCAGAAGGGCAGTTTGACGTCACAAAGGGGTAGTTTGACGTCACAGAAGGGTAGTTTGACGTCACAGAAGGGTAGTTTGACGTCACAACAGGGTAGTTTGACGTCAGCACCTACCAGCCCAGAGCCTGACTGTGGACACATTCCCTTCAACGCAACATACAAGAAGCTGGAGCCTTTCAAACCGGTTCTGACTGGAGAGTTCTTGTGCGGCCTGCTGGAAACTACAGATGCTTTCCTCCACGAGATGACGAAGGCTAATATATCTGTCTTCATGTATGGTGGCACTCTGATTGGCTCGTGGCGTCACCATGGTTTCGTGCCTTGGGATGATGACATCGACTTTGCCGTTCCCATCGACAAGCAGAAGATAATCTTACCACTACTGAAGGGTCTACACCCCCCGTTAGTTTGATTTCCCCTTTgtattacagagagagagagagagagagagagagagagagagagagagagagagagagagagagagagagagagagagagagagagagagagaggttcagagagtgagtgacagagagagagagagggggggtagagagagagtgagagagagagagagagtgagagagagagagggaagagagagaaagggagagagagaaagggagagagagaaagggagagagagaaagggagagagagagggagagagtcacagagagagggagagagagagggtggagagggggagagagatagcgagagagtgagagaaaaagagagagggggagagagagaaagggagagagagagggagagagtcagagagagggagagagagagagggggggagggggagagagatagcgagagagagagagagagagagagagaggtagtccggccctgggtcTATCCGAAAGAGGTCCCCGTGTTTCCAACAGATAGTTAAGTACACTTACCTGTTGACGCTTGTTGCTCTAGGTTCGTCCTTGACATGTCAAGCTCGATGCGGTGGAAGATGTTCAAGTCCACGGGGTCGGCCAGCATCCCCCCCTACTCCTGGCGTTTCCCCTTCCTCGACATCAACTTCTACCACCGCAACGCCACCCACGTCTGGGACAACGACCAG from Littorina saxatilis isolate snail1 linkage group LG7, US_GU_Lsax_2.0, whole genome shotgun sequence carries:
- the LOC138971912 gene encoding uncharacterized protein, with amino-acid sequence MMKPLLKIVRWFRCLHRVSHILLFVCLFSALNVLSYHYLYKPLSAPRIVRQKGSLTSQRGSLTSQKGSLTSQKGSLTSQQGSLTSAPTSPEPDCGHIPFNATYKKLEPFKPVLTGEFLCGLLETTDAFLHEMTKANISVFMYGGTLIGSWRHHGFVPWDDDIDFAVPIDKQKIILPLLKGLHPPFVLDMSSSMRWKMFKSTGSASIPPYSWRFPFLDINFYHRNATHVWDNDQRIFSSYIYPRDWILPLTTRPFHGRWWPAPRDVEKALTLNYQIDTCYTGYYSHRLEKVKARTAVRTVPCSGLQGALPLVKRVVTASGCNETLYLGDRVLEHHWFDNSKCARGYW